The genomic interval CTAAAGAAATTCTAATAAAATATCTAAACAGAAATCCTAATTTGAGTTCTGTAGCATGTACACAGGATGGAAAAATAGTTGGTGCATTAATGTGTGGACATGATGGTAGAAGAGGTTCTATTTATCATACAGCAGTTTATAAGGAATACCGAAATAAAGGTATAGGAAGAAGGATGGAGCAGCGTTCTTTAGAAAAATTAAAAAGTATTGGTATAACCACAGGATTCTTGTTTATTAATATTAATAATCCTGGTTCAAAAGAGTTTTGGAATTCCATCGGATGGTCGGTTATCCAAGACATAAAATACTTATACAAGGAGTTTTAGTAAAACTAAAAACGAACCAATAGAGATTAATATTAGACTTTATAAACCAAAACATCTCTAAACTTTTTAAATGAATGAGCAGAAACGGTTGGACAAAACTTAAGAATAAAAATGAAATCCT from Mycoplasmatota bacterium carries:
- a CDS encoding GNAT family N-acetyltransferase — translated: MTDEIIIRAMEESDLEEALKLWMISFNSGFSSNFDTKEILIKYLNRNPNLSSVACTQDGKIVGALMCGHDGRRGSIYHTAVYKEYRNKGIGRRMEQRSLEKLKSIGITTGFLFININNPGSKEFWNSIGWSVIQDIKYLYKEF